In the genome of Campylobacter avium LMG 24591, the window TTTTTTCTATTATAGGTGTAGCTTAAGTACAAAGAATTATCATCTATAGCAATGCTTGGGTATGAAACTTCATTCCCTTTATCTATGACATAAAGTTCGCAAAAATCGCTACCGTTAAGGTAATAAAGAGCAAGTTCTTTGCGTCTGTTTTTCTCATCATCGCTTTTATTTTGTATCAAAAAACTTCTAAGTTCATTATTTGAGTTATAAAAAGAAAAAAGTAAATTTGAGTTATCATAATTTTTAAGCTTAGTTCTTAAAGGCTCATCACAAGTAAGCTTTGTATCACACTTTTGCAAGAATATATCATTGTCATAAGAGTTAAAAGAACGAAAGCTAAGCAAAATTTCCTTTTCATTTAATGCACTTATGCTTGGTTGAAGCTGGTTTTTAAGCTCATTAATTTTTTTTGCATAAATAAAATTTCCGCTCTCGTCAAAATAAGCTAAAAGCGGAAATTTCATAGCAAATTCGTGATATATTGGCAAGATAAAGCCTTTATTCGCGCCGGAATTTGGCTCTTGTAAGGAGATTGGGTGATTTCTAACAAGATGAGAAAAATTAGCAAAAAGGCCTAATTTAAGCTCTCTGACAAAACTGAGCTTTTGCAAATTCTCATCAAAAACAAGATGATAAATTTTAGAAGTAGACCAGCCGCCAAGCGAAACCCCCACAACAAAAAGATGTGTTTTTGAATTTAAATCTGTAAAAATTACCGGATTTCCAAGTTTTTTTATGAATTTATTGCTAAATTCTGAGAGCATTTTAGCGTCTAAAATTTTTTCAGGCTTTTTTAAAGACTGCTCATCGCTTAAAAAGCTTCTATATATAGCAACATCAGTGGCACCCTCCCTGCTGCCAGCGAAAAATACTACCATTAAGCCCTTTTTTGTATGTGCTAATGATGAAGAGTGGGCTGAATTTAGGCTATTATCTAAGCTAAGGGTAAAATTATGTGCCGAGCTTTCATCCTCAAATTTAGGGCTTGGCACAAAGCTCATATTATTAAAATTCACATCTTTTAAAGGATTGTTCACAAACATAAAAATCATAAGTAAGATAAGCAAAACAAAAAAAATTACAAAAATTCTCATAAATCAACCTTAAACAAAAAGCTTGATTATACACAAAAAATCTCTAAGAAATCCTTAAACAAAATATAAACAAAGTATCAAAAACTAGGCATTTCACAAGCAAGCTGTAAAATATTTTGCAATATTTCTTTCTTTGTTAAACTTTTTTATTATAAAATACCCCATTGATAAAACAAATTTTTTTAGGGAGAAATAAAATGGCAACTTTTGATGATGTTAAAGCTGTTGTTGTAGAACAATTAAGCGTTGACGGTGATTCTGTAAAGATGGAATCTAAGATTATTGATGATTTGGGTGCTGACTCACTGGATGTTGTTGAGCTTATCATGGCTTTAGAGGAAAAATTCGGTGTAGAAATACCTGACAGCGACGCTGAAAAACTAGTCAAAATAGAGGATGTTGTAAACTACATAGAAAACCTCAAAAAATAAAACAAGTATAAATCCAAGGAGTTGGTTTTGACAAGAGTAGTAGTTACCGGTATGGGTATGATAAATGCTCTCGGTTTAGATAAGGATAGCTCCTTTGATGCTATTTGTAGTGGCAAAAGCGGTGTTGATAAGATTACTTTATTTGACACAAGCGACTTTCCTGTGCAAATTGCGGCTGAAGTCAAAGGCTTTGACCCTGCAACCATAATAGACGCTAAGGAAATAAAAAAACTTGACCGCTTTATACAGCTTGGCATTAAAGCTGCAAGAGAGGCTATGCAAGATGCAAATATCGAAGAAAACTGCGATAAGGAAAATTTTGGCGTAGTTTCTGGCGCT includes:
- a CDS encoding sialidase family protein, yielding MRIFVIFFVLLILLMIFMFVNNPLKDVNFNNMSFVPSPKFEDESSAHNFTLSLDNSLNSAHSSSLAHTKKGLMVVFFAGSREGATDVAIYRSFLSDEQSLKKPEKILDAKMLSEFSNKFIKKLGNPVIFTDLNSKTHLFVVGVSLGGWSTSKIYHLVFDENLQKLSFVRELKLGLFANFSHLVRNHPISLQEPNSGANKGFILPIYHEFAMKFPLLAYFDESGNFIYAKKINELKNQLQPSISALNEKEILLSFRSFNSYDNDIFLQKCDTKLTCDEPLRTKLKNYDNSNLLFSFYNSNNELRSFLIQNKSDDEKNRRKELALYYLNGSDFCELYVIDKGNEVSYPSIAIDDNSLYLSYTYNRKNIKVDVKTLAFIENMIKDKKCF
- the acpP gene encoding acyl carrier protein; translation: MATFDDVKAVVVEQLSVDGDSVKMESKIIDDLGADSLDVVELIMALEEKFGVEIPDSDAEKLVKIEDVVNYIENLKK